The following are from one region of the Thermococcus cleftensis genome:
- a CDS encoding exosortase/archaeosortase family protein — translation MRRSEGFLIFSLALTGALFVIYRSPPILYFGLLYAMVVAFSRERLEKKPINLSASTITGVLLIVASPVFLLVRFGEYPSPATFQAFVLVGTSLVLFRPRSTVGPNLIAAAEALLAMSSRSDFVDAMVARTSDIFVDATSHLVRGLIYLFDVPITMNGNVAVIRNSVVIIGSGCSGLDAFVLYLLASLLLIYLRKSRGREAALLLLGALGIIPLNAVRIFTLLVIGYHSGISFLELFHSHLGDLMFIVYVFAYWWWVLKKKGKTSAPAEEPQEAEENN, via the coding sequence GTGAGGAGAAGTGAGGGCTTTCTGATCTTCTCCCTCGCACTCACGGGGGCGCTGTTCGTCATCTACCGCAGTCCCCCGATACTCTACTTCGGCCTCCTCTATGCCATGGTGGTGGCGTTTTCGAGGGAAAGACTGGAAAAGAAACCAATTAACCTGAGCGCCTCAACGATCACGGGAGTGCTCCTAATAGTGGCCTCCCCCGTGTTCCTCCTGGTCAGATTTGGAGAGTACCCAAGCCCCGCCACGTTTCAGGCATTTGTCCTTGTAGGAACCTCGCTGGTGCTATTCAGACCCAGGAGCACGGTGGGTCCGAATTTGATAGCCGCCGCCGAGGCGCTTCTGGCGATGAGTTCAAGGAGCGACTTTGTTGACGCCATGGTGGCCAGAACGAGCGACATCTTCGTTGATGCGACCTCCCATCTCGTCAGAGGGCTGATATACCTCTTCGACGTCCCCATAACCATGAACGGCAACGTGGCGGTGATCAGGAACAGCGTTGTCATAATAGGCTCCGGCTGCTCCGGACTGGACGCGTTCGTTCTCTACCTCCTGGCCTCGCTCCTCCTGATTTATCTCCGAAAGTCCAGGGGAAGGGAGGCGGCACTCCTTCTCCTCGGCGCCCTCGGGATAATACCCCTCAACGCGGTGAGGATATTTACCCTGCTCGTCATAGGCTACCACAGCGGGATCTCCTTTCTCGAGCTCTTCCACTCCCACCTGGGAGACCTGATGTTCATAGTCTACGTCTTTGCCTACTGGTGGTGGGTGCTGAAGAAAAAGGGAAAAACCTCAGCCCCTGCGGAAGAGCCACAGGAAGCCGAGGAGAACAACTAA
- a CDS encoding carbohydrate-binding protein, which yields MKRPLIIALVLLAIISPALQNPAVAYPSADGSPFDWVYDNVKALDGHDDLWYRYDDGDDLAGNLVAFYYSENPDTITLRIDVTELEIGEEANANWYVLMDFADGGQNWLPDNLVDSNGNGIWSGMAWDLAVAVYDSSNYNVYFPDWSVHNDVVKAVSLNADYDFIEIELYKDRIPNFPSGGQVHFQVVSSKDFSSPYHVTDSMPDDLNYYFTSDDKVGTAKVAFVHHGNQHIGYTDVFCGGVGTGFDEILRTHDAYKVPVNLHLSGVLLESLLWNDPDCGDFNFREEINKGISEGWISILTSAYGQHIMPFFPADLNVRSLGKENELIWRLFAYDPRVAWVPERVWETGLSDSDPVNGVKSDPWEYFAAIDPADGRPYVEAVILDGNTHGSNAGNPYKVYRLPNGQLRVFFIDDWLKDSIYNPDERTNIKRHFLDFALSSDQEQILVYADDWEKAAGVAGWPTDPENYLYFVRYVAAHPWIQAVKLDDVLSWSSWQGGRFWGDGGDYWPIAGTYTEIGGTAGYGGTGDVNGDGSAERNAWYKDWAINYYPYNCPKSAGGLWWDAYQELKALENAGVSNNLVEMAWTTLLANIYETGWHDGLTGPISGWEKEITAHARHALVYAYAAWWLNDSSKPLSAYWKNVDGDNDDEVVIQNDRLYAVIDPVGGRIGWLFDSSGNVVIGNSMALWSGTEGDYNDGNHVWALSDAYDGGTYENDYYQLEILEDGSDGRVVVVARHPSGFYKVINLEEGWPYLEITYRNVGGRTYVKTGFSPGISDMLLSGKANVGRTWLYSGAVAGYYNSVTDTLGAYVIPAPASFNRGEDWRTLAVVDEISFDSDARFYLFAGPWNASLFGKLLSSPLSGSFWTAPAVPSAGESVTVYYNATGGPLEGASSIALHWGHDGWLDASDVQMTYENGLWKAILQTDPGWGSIELAFTDGSHWDDNGGRSYRVYLAPDAPAGISDVLTGDEVGWSSDLPAPNTGEIINGEYAWHDASADVHATENYPLPASNYDLESVRVRADGEYLYISIKLANLTGVGLFGSPVIEVLLNTGTGANTTVPLSGGLSYSPGWDYALVLDLSRPNLPSDRLLGSPAVLLYDSSFGEVSGDYYAVVSTVNDVVQVAVPRALLGDASSIGINVLVLIGDGKGGTVDPGSPKVVDLMSPLDTDGELADGSIDYSQPLDVTAVPFFGSALGLVVLLGFLWLFRRG from the coding sequence GTGAAGAGGCCTTTAATAATCGCCCTCGTCCTCTTGGCTATCATCTCCCCGGCTCTCCAGAACCCTGCCGTTGCCTACCCCTCCGCGGACGGGAGCCCCTTCGACTGGGTCTACGACAACGTCAAGGCCCTCGACGGACACGACGACCTCTGGTACCGGTACGACGATGGGGACGACCTGGCCGGGAACCTCGTGGCGTTCTACTACTCCGAGAACCCCGACACGATAACCCTGCGCATCGACGTCACCGAGCTTGAAATCGGTGAGGAAGCAAACGCCAACTGGTACGTTCTGATGGACTTTGCAGATGGTGGACAGAACTGGCTCCCGGACAACCTCGTGGACAGCAACGGAAACGGCATCTGGAGCGGAATGGCCTGGGACCTGGCGGTGGCGGTGTACGATTCCAGTAACTACAACGTCTACTTCCCGGACTGGAGCGTCCACAACGACGTCGTCAAGGCGGTCTCCTTAAACGCCGACTACGACTTCATCGAGATCGAGCTGTACAAGGACAGGATACCCAACTTCCCCTCGGGCGGGCAGGTTCACTTCCAGGTGGTCAGTTCCAAGGACTTCTCCAGTCCATACCACGTAACCGATTCGATGCCGGACGATCTCAACTACTACTTCACCAGCGACGATAAGGTTGGAACGGCCAAGGTGGCCTTCGTCCACCACGGCAACCAGCACATCGGCTACACCGACGTGTTCTGCGGCGGCGTTGGGACGGGTTTCGACGAGATACTCAGGACCCACGACGCCTACAAGGTCCCGGTGAACCTCCATCTCAGCGGGGTTCTCCTGGAGAGCCTGCTCTGGAACGACCCCGACTGCGGTGACTTCAACTTCCGGGAGGAGATAAACAAGGGCATCTCCGAGGGCTGGATATCGATCCTGACCTCCGCCTATGGGCAGCACATAATGCCCTTCTTCCCGGCGGATCTGAACGTCAGGAGCCTTGGGAAGGAAAACGAGCTCATATGGCGCCTCTTTGCCTACGATCCGCGCGTGGCCTGGGTGCCCGAGAGGGTGTGGGAGACGGGCCTGAGCGATTCCGACCCCGTGAACGGTGTGAAGAGCGACCCCTGGGAGTACTTCGCCGCCATCGATCCGGCCGACGGGAGGCCCTACGTGGAGGCGGTCATACTCGACGGGAACACCCACGGCTCCAACGCCGGCAATCCCTACAAGGTCTACCGGCTCCCGAACGGCCAGCTCAGGGTGTTCTTCATCGACGACTGGCTCAAGGACAGCATCTACAATCCCGATGAGCGCACCAACATCAAGCGCCATTTCCTTGACTTTGCCCTGAGCTCGGACCAGGAGCAGATCCTCGTCTACGCCGATGACTGGGAGAAGGCCGCTGGAGTTGCCGGCTGGCCGACGGATCCGGAGAACTACCTCTACTTCGTCCGCTACGTCGCCGCCCACCCATGGATACAGGCGGTGAAGCTCGACGACGTCCTGTCCTGGAGCTCCTGGCAGGGCGGGAGGTTCTGGGGCGACGGCGGCGATTACTGGCCAATAGCTGGAACCTACACCGAAATCGGCGGTACGGCTGGCTACGGCGGAACTGGAGACGTGAACGGCGACGGCTCGGCCGAGAGGAACGCCTGGTACAAGGACTGGGCCATCAACTACTACCCCTATAACTGTCCCAAATCTGCCGGCGGGCTGTGGTGGGACGCCTACCAGGAGCTCAAGGCCCTCGAGAACGCTGGGGTGAGCAACAACCTCGTTGAGATGGCCTGGACGACCCTGCTGGCGAACATCTACGAAACCGGCTGGCACGACGGCCTGACCGGTCCCATCAGCGGGTGGGAGAAGGAAATCACCGCCCACGCGAGGCACGCGCTGGTTTACGCCTACGCCGCTTGGTGGCTGAACGATTCCAGCAAGCCCCTCTCCGCCTACTGGAAGAACGTCGATGGGGACAACGATGACGAGGTCGTTATACAGAACGACAGGCTCTACGCGGTCATCGACCCCGTGGGCGGCCGCATTGGCTGGCTCTTCGACTCCTCTGGGAACGTTGTCATCGGGAACTCGATGGCCCTGTGGAGCGGGACGGAGGGCGACTACAACGATGGAAACCACGTGTGGGCCCTCAGCGACGCCTACGACGGCGGAACCTACGAGAACGACTACTACCAGCTGGAGATACTGGAGGACGGCTCCGACGGCAGGGTCGTGGTCGTGGCGAGGCACCCCAGCGGGTTCTACAAGGTCATCAACCTCGAAGAGGGCTGGCCTTACCTCGAGATCACCTACCGCAACGTCGGCGGGAGAACCTACGTCAAGACCGGCTTCTCCCCGGGCATCTCCGACATGCTCCTCAGCGGAAAGGCCAACGTCGGAAGAACCTGGCTCTACTCCGGTGCCGTCGCCGGCTACTACAACTCCGTGACCGACACCCTCGGGGCGTACGTGATTCCAGCTCCCGCGTCCTTCAACAGGGGCGAGGACTGGAGAACCCTGGCCGTTGTGGACGAGATAAGCTTTGACTCCGACGCCAGGTTCTACCTCTTCGCCGGCCCCTGGAACGCTTCACTCTTCGGGAAGCTCCTCAGCTCGCCCCTCTCCGGAAGCTTCTGGACCGCTCCGGCGGTTCCTTCGGCGGGAGAGAGCGTGACGGTTTACTACAACGCCACCGGCGGCCCCCTTGAAGGTGCCTCTTCAATTGCCCTCCACTGGGGCCATGATGGCTGGCTCGACGCTTCCGATGTCCAGATGACGTACGAGAACGGGCTCTGGAAGGCGATCCTCCAGACCGATCCCGGCTGGGGCTCCATCGAGCTGGCCTTCACCGACGGCTCTCACTGGGACGACAACGGCGGAAGAAGCTATCGCGTTTACCTGGCACCTGATGCTCCGGCGGGGATTTCGGACGTCCTGACCGGCGACGAGGTGGGCTGGTCGTCGGACCTCCCGGCCCCCAACACGGGCGAGATAATCAACGGAGAGTACGCCTGGCACGACGCCTCCGCGGACGTTCATGCCACCGAGAACTACCCCCTCCCGGCTTCCAACTACGACCTGGAGAGCGTCCGCGTCAGGGCCGATGGGGAGTACCTCTACATCTCCATAAAACTGGCAAACCTGACGGGTGTGGGTCTCTTCGGCTCTCCCGTCATAGAGGTTCTCCTCAACACCGGAACCGGCGCCAACACCACGGTGCCCCTCTCCGGCGGCCTCTCCTACTCGCCGGGCTGGGACTACGCACTGGTGCTCGATCTCTCCCGGCCGAACCTTCCCAGCGACAGGCTCCTCGGTTCGCCTGCGGTTCTTCTCTACGACTCGTCTTTCGGGGAAGTTTCCGGTGACTATTACGCCGTGGTCTCAACCGTGAACGACGTGGTTCAGGTGGCCGTTCCGAGGGCCCTGCTGGGGGACGCCTCCAGCATCGGCATCAACGTCTTGGTGCTCATCGGGGACGGCAAGGGTGGCACCGTGGATCCTGGCTCGCCGAAGGTCGTCGATCTGATGTCTCCCCTTGACACGGACGGTGAGCTGGCGGACGGCTCGATTGACTACTCCCAGCCCCTGGACGTGACGGCGGTTCCCTTCTTCGGGAGCGCGCTGGGTTTAGTTGTTCTCCTCGGCTTCCTGTGGCTCTTCCGCAGGGGCTGA
- a CDS encoding DUF1616 domain-containing protein, with product MGAPPKGAAKYWDLLAIIVLSLILDALIFHFPDSLARKALGLAFVLFFPGYVFITALFPNRPELDNLERLALSFGLSIAIVPLIGLGLNYTPWGIRLIPILVSLTIFNVALALIAIYRRAKAFEPWVPWITLERVKEELEWENSSRLDKALTVILIISIITSIGTLGYVITHPKPGEAFTEFYILGPDGIADNYPTELKVGQNGTVIIGIVNHEHRNVTYYVQVWLVNLTWDNRTNTTVIHEMYPMQGWFNVTLPSIPVNIEGNWTPQFETNYTFSIDKPGRWQVWFLLFKDEQPGLPPAPPDGNYAETEARNLILEAINGTIQSLKLNVDVKR from the coding sequence ATGGGGGCTCCGCCGAAGGGAGCGGCGAAGTACTGGGACCTGCTCGCGATAATCGTCCTGTCGCTCATACTCGACGCGCTCATATTCCACTTCCCAGACAGCCTGGCGAGAAAGGCCCTTGGACTGGCCTTCGTCCTCTTCTTTCCGGGCTACGTCTTCATAACCGCCCTCTTCCCCAACAGGCCCGAGCTTGACAACCTCGAGCGCCTGGCTTTGAGCTTCGGGCTGAGCATAGCGATAGTCCCCCTCATCGGCCTCGGCCTGAATTACACACCCTGGGGGATAAGGCTCATTCCGATACTGGTTAGCCTCACAATATTCAACGTCGCCCTCGCACTCATAGCCATCTACCGAAGGGCAAAGGCCTTCGAGCCTTGGGTTCCCTGGATAACCCTGGAGCGGGTGAAGGAGGAACTCGAGTGGGAGAACTCCAGCCGGCTCGACAAGGCCCTGACCGTTATCCTGATAATCTCCATAATAACCTCAATCGGAACCCTCGGCTACGTCATAACCCACCCCAAGCCGGGTGAAGCGTTCACCGAGTTCTACATTCTGGGGCCCGATGGGATAGCGGACAACTACCCGACCGAGCTAAAGGTGGGGCAGAACGGAACCGTCATAATCGGAATAGTGAACCACGAGCACCGCAACGTGACCTACTACGTCCAGGTGTGGCTCGTGAACCTGACCTGGGACAACAGGACGAACACGACGGTGATACACGAGATGTACCCGATGCAGGGCTGGTTCAACGTGACCCTCCCGTCGATCCCCGTGAACATCGAGGGCAACTGGACGCCCCAGTTCGAGACCAACTACACCTTCAGCATAGACAAGCCGGGCAGATGGCAGGTGTGGTTCCTCCTCTTCAAGGACGAACAGCCGGGACTTCCCCCCGCGCCCCCAGACGGGAACTACGCGGAAACGGAAGCCAGGAACCTCATACTGGAAGCCATAAACGGGACGATACAGAGTCTCAAGCTTAACGTTGATGTGAAACGGTGA